A genomic stretch from Thermomonospora umbrina includes:
- a CDS encoding alpha-hydroxy-acid oxidizing protein — protein sequence MAYAGSYQSQVFAAGGSPFPFTAKGLEEAALDNLPREYFDYIAGGAGSERTVAANEAAFSRWGLIYRVLRDGVAADASSTLLGTPMSVPVMLAPAGVADLAHPEAERAAARAAERVGAVQVLSAVTSVSLEEVAQAAPRGRRWFQFAWPDDEKLARSLIERAEAAGYGALVVMGDCYVAGWRTRELSSGFFPFRHAHGLGNYVSDRRFWELAGFGSMPEDLDDLTSEMVAAAASTWNRVFTKPALLPEDLAVLRSWTRMPIVVKGVCHPDEATRLCEAGIDALIVSNHGGRQLDGGVAALDCLPPVVAAVAGRVPVLFDSGVRTGTDVLIALALGADAVMIGRPWLYGLAVGGQAGVEHVLRSLREEFTSALALTGHRRCSSLSTDDVFPVVPPHGPRDPGSGIARKGATRS from the coding sequence GTGGCATACGCAGGCAGTTACCAGAGTCAGGTGTTCGCCGCTGGAGGAAGTCCCTTCCCTTTCACGGCGAAGGGGCTGGAAGAGGCGGCGCTGGATAATCTGCCGCGCGAGTACTTCGACTACATCGCCGGTGGGGCGGGCTCCGAGCGGACCGTGGCGGCGAACGAGGCGGCGTTCAGCCGATGGGGGTTGATCTACCGGGTGCTGCGCGACGGTGTGGCCGCCGACGCGTCCTCCACCCTGCTGGGCACGCCGATGAGCGTGCCGGTGATGCTGGCCCCGGCGGGTGTGGCGGACCTGGCTCATCCGGAGGCCGAGCGTGCGGCGGCGCGGGCTGCGGAGCGGGTCGGGGCGGTTCAGGTGCTGTCGGCGGTGACGTCGGTCTCGCTGGAGGAGGTCGCGCAGGCCGCTCCACGGGGGCGGAGGTGGTTCCAGTTCGCTTGGCCCGACGACGAGAAGCTGGCCCGCTCGTTGATCGAGCGAGCCGAGGCCGCCGGGTACGGCGCCCTGGTGGTGATGGGCGACTGCTACGTGGCCGGTTGGCGGACACGGGAGCTGTCCTCGGGCTTCTTCCCCTTTCGGCATGCGCACGGCCTCGGCAACTACGTGTCAGACCGGCGATTCTGGGAGCTGGCCGGCTTCGGTTCCATGCCCGAGGACCTCGACGATCTCACCTCCGAGATGGTCGCGGCGGCGGCCTCGACGTGGAACCGGGTCTTCACCAAACCCGCGCTCTTGCCCGAGGACTTGGCGGTGCTGCGTTCCTGGACCCGCATGCCGATCGTCGTCAAGGGGGTGTGCCATCCCGACGAGGCGACCCGCCTGTGCGAGGCGGGCATCGACGCTCTGATTGTGTCCAACCACGGCGGCAGGCAGCTCGACGGCGGAGTGGCCGCGCTGGACTGTCTGCCGCCGGTGGTGGCAGCGGTCGCGGGTCGTGTCCCCGTACTGTTCGATTCCGGCGTCCGCACCGGTACCGATGTCCTGATCGCCCTGGCACTGGGGGCCGACGCCGTGATGATCGGCCGCCCCTGGCTGTACGGTCTCGCCGTCGGGGGGCAGGCCGGAGTCGAGCACGTCCTGCGCAGCCTGCGGGAAGAGTTCACCAGCGCACTGGCCCTCACCGGCCATCGACGCTGCTCCTCTCTGTCCACCGACGACGTCTTCCCCGTCGTCCCACCCCACGGCCCCCGGGACCCCGGCTCTGGGATCGCGAGGAAAGGAGCGACGCGGTCATGA
- a CDS encoding acyl-CoA carboxylase subunit beta has protein sequence MTAISEPPSDRPAAEEALDRSSYTQALTRLERLHLLAVEGTDEAATERQHARGKLTARERIDLLLDEGSFHEVEPLRRHRAHGFGLEDRRPHTDGVVTGWGTVHGRRVCVYAHDFQIFGGSLGEAHATKIHKVMDLAISTGVPIVALCDGAGARIQEGVTALAGYGGIFRRNSAASGVVPQISVILGPCAGGAAYSPALTDFVFMARGPAEMYLTGPEVIAAVTGEHVTRDRLGGADAHARSAGTATFVHDDERSCIEDVRHLLTLLPSNNREPPPTARATDPADRATPRLLEIVPSDPSIPYDMRAAIEEIVDDGDFLECHESWASNVICALARLSGRPVGIVGNQPRHLAGVLDRHASEKAARFVSFCDAFNIPLISLVDVPGFLPGVDQEHGGIIRHGAKLLSAYCNATVPRIQMILRKAFGGAYIVMDSRSIGADLAYAWPLNEIAVMGAEAACDVIFRHEIAGSPDPAATRAERVTHYRRELMDPYSAAERGLIDDVIDPCDTRRVLIEGLRLLATKHADLPDRKHNNPP, from the coding sequence ATGACCGCTATCAGCGAACCCCCGTCCGACCGTCCGGCCGCTGAGGAAGCGCTGGATCGCAGCTCATATACCCAGGCGTTGACCCGCCTGGAACGACTTCATCTCCTGGCCGTCGAGGGGACCGATGAGGCTGCGACCGAGCGTCAACATGCGAGGGGCAAGCTCACCGCACGCGAGCGCATCGATCTGCTGTTGGACGAGGGCTCCTTTCACGAGGTGGAGCCGCTACGGCGGCACCGGGCGCATGGGTTCGGGTTGGAGGACCGGCGGCCCCACACCGATGGAGTGGTGACGGGCTGGGGCACGGTCCACGGGCGGCGCGTGTGCGTCTACGCCCATGACTTCCAGATCTTCGGAGGATCGCTGGGAGAGGCGCACGCCACGAAGATCCACAAGGTCATGGATCTGGCGATCTCGACCGGTGTTCCGATCGTCGCCCTCTGCGATGGGGCGGGCGCCCGGATCCAGGAGGGCGTGACGGCGCTGGCCGGCTACGGCGGCATCTTCCGCAGGAACTCCGCAGCGTCCGGCGTCGTCCCACAGATCAGCGTGATCCTCGGACCCTGTGCGGGCGGAGCGGCATACTCGCCGGCACTCACCGACTTCGTGTTCATGGCCCGCGGCCCCGCGGAGATGTACCTGACCGGCCCCGAAGTGATCGCCGCCGTGACCGGAGAACACGTCACCCGCGACCGACTCGGCGGAGCCGACGCCCACGCCCGGTCCGCCGGAACCGCGACGTTCGTCCACGACGACGAACGATCGTGCATCGAGGACGTCCGCCACCTGCTCACGCTCCTGCCTTCCAACAACCGGGAACCGCCTCCGACGGCCCGGGCCACCGATCCGGCCGACCGCGCCACCCCCCGGCTGCTCGAGATCGTCCCCTCGGACCCGTCCATCCCCTATGACATGCGCGCCGCGATCGAGGAGATCGTGGACGACGGAGACTTCCTGGAATGCCACGAGAGCTGGGCTTCCAATGTCATCTGCGCCTTGGCGCGGCTGAGCGGGCGGCCCGTCGGCATCGTCGGCAACCAGCCGCGGCACCTCGCAGGCGTTCTGGACCGGCACGCTTCGGAGAAGGCCGCCCGCTTCGTCTCCTTCTGCGACGCGTTCAACATCCCCCTGATCAGCCTGGTCGACGTGCCGGGGTTCCTGCCCGGCGTCGACCAGGAGCACGGCGGGATCATCCGGCACGGCGCCAAACTTCTGTCGGCGTACTGCAACGCCACCGTTCCGAGAATCCAAATGATCCTGCGCAAGGCGTTCGGCGGCGCCTACATCGTCATGGACTCCCGTTCCATCGGCGCGGACCTCGCCTACGCCTGGCCTCTCAACGAGATCGCCGTGATGGGCGCGGAGGCCGCCTGCGATGTCATCTTCCGCCACGAGATCGCCGGGTCACCCGACCCGGCCGCGACACGTGCGGAACGAGTCACGCACTATCGCCGCGAACTCATGGATCCCTACTCGGCCGCGGAGCGCGGATTGATCGATGACGTCATCGATCCCTGCGACACCCGCCGCGTCCTGATCGAAGGGCTGCGACTCCTCGCCACCAAGCACGCCGATCTACCCGACCGCAAGCACAACAACCCACCGTGA
- a CDS encoding class I SAM-dependent methyltransferase — MTGHSERYGDTIFSHARDDEQERLDALCDVLDPVSFAALEALPQRSVRHCLELAAGTGSVARRLAERHPTAQVTATDLDLRFLDSSDHANLEFVRHDVTCDRFPDASFDLIHARYLLHHIPERDRVLVDIARWLAPGGHLVLEEPALFPLLSARDETYRKVSLGALAVLAQRIGTDCNEWPLGLTHKVVGCGLTDITLRITCPTAAHDTPMGRFWRLTIQHLGSAIIDLPGIRSGDISTVIDRLSRPGLIEPGMATMTVTATKAPSSMLSERRAAAFSTECGERTRSDNS; from the coding sequence ATGACCGGCCACTCCGAACGCTACGGCGACACGATCTTCAGCCATGCTCGCGACGACGAGCAGGAGCGCCTGGACGCGCTGTGCGACGTGTTGGATCCGGTGTCCTTCGCGGCTCTGGAGGCTCTTCCGCAACGATCGGTGCGCCACTGCCTGGAACTGGCGGCGGGCACCGGCTCGGTCGCGCGCAGGCTGGCCGAGCGGCACCCCACGGCGCAGGTCACAGCGACAGACCTGGACCTGCGCTTCCTGGACTCCTCTGACCACGCCAACCTGGAGTTCGTGCGCCACGACGTGACCTGTGACCGATTCCCCGACGCCTCATTCGACCTGATCCACGCCCGCTATCTGCTGCACCACATCCCCGAACGCGACCGCGTCCTGGTCGACATCGCCCGATGGCTGGCCCCGGGCGGCCACCTGGTTCTTGAAGAACCGGCGTTGTTCCCTCTGCTGTCGGCGCGTGACGAGACCTACCGCAAGGTGTCCTTGGGCGCTCTGGCGGTGCTGGCCCAACGGATCGGGACCGACTGCAACGAGTGGCCGCTCGGGCTGACCCACAAGGTGGTCGGCTGCGGCCTGACCGATATCACGCTGCGCATCACCTGCCCTACCGCGGCCCACGACACCCCGATGGGCCGCTTCTGGCGGCTGACCATCCAGCACTTGGGGTCGGCCATCATCGATCTGCCCGGGATCCGCTCCGGCGACATTTCCACCGTGATCGACAGGTTGTCACGTCCAGGACTCATCGAACCCGGCATGGCCACGATGACCGTCACCGCGACCAAGGCACCGTCCTCGATGCTCTCCGAACGCCGGGCAGCAGCCTTCTCGACCGAGTGCGGGGAACGGACCCGCAGCGATAATTCTTGA
- a CDS encoding peroxidase family protein, with amino-acid sequence MHRFRRHRRPAAPTPAAPPGELRGAHHESYLGGTPEAERAILERLARDLMAVQLKTAARRGAGAGVDRAFHAKAILGVDNATLRFRPDLPEDLRAGFARPGAAYPVVVRLSNASGAHAPDSAPDLRGAALRVQAGPDRVHDLLMTNFPVSHARDAREFVAFAKATAGADTTVRRAVALYVRLPLAVGRSAAARMRRNVLAGARRQVRSLALETYWSRAAVLWGDAGPVRYRLRPAAGPPPAPPVPDADPDRLTRELTARLARTDVVFELCVQRYVDARRTPVEDGAAEWRDEDAPPVPVATLTIPRQDLGTADARAAALAVDRLAFDPWNTTEEFRPLGNLNRARKAAYEASAAHRRGHRFHTPTPLRNVVVGRLLAAAFGVVNRVVPWHRLPTPVGILNLMIFRQVLRRHNLIDVDADAAAAPPRPHPLPPPVPEELRTRRSYDGTYNDLSAPTMGAVGSVFGRHVPAVHRPDLFDTPNAVVVSRELLRRDAFLPARSLNVLAAAWIQFQVHDWVNHGRCPTAVKGVEVPLPPGTTWRNTPGGPPENVMRFGDDEAVRPGDGRRPPLLYANNASAWWDGAEVYGADETVARSLREPDGGAALRLEHGHLPAGPDGVPLTGFRENWWLGLSVMHTLFAREHNTVCEALRAEYPRMDEDAVYHTARLVVSALIAKIHTLEWTPAILDTEAIDVSLNANWAGPRGWLTRLGAWLVEERALTGIPETLPDHHGVPYSLTEDFVTIYRMHPLIPDEFAFADHRSGRALGTLGLDDVLGARTETAFRRIGLANALYSFGNAHPGAITLFNYPRALQTFERDGEIIDLSVVDIVRTRRRGVPRYNDFLAAVHKPRIRRFEDLSPDPDTVARLKDVYRTVDDIDTMVGLFAENPPEGFGFSDTAFRVFILTATRRLQSDRFLTVDFRPEIYTPLGMDWIHRNGMNSVILRHCPELAGFLPRNSGAFAPWRPTAPDAPRAAGARRPR; translated from the coding sequence ATGCACAGGTTCAGGCGGCACCGACGCCCCGCCGCGCCGACGCCGGCGGCGCCCCCCGGCGAACTGCGCGGCGCGCACCACGAGAGCTATCTCGGCGGCACCCCCGAGGCCGAACGGGCGATCCTCGAACGGCTCGCCCGCGACCTCATGGCGGTCCAGCTCAAGACCGCCGCGCGCCGCGGCGCCGGCGCGGGCGTCGACCGCGCCTTCCACGCCAAGGCGATCCTCGGCGTCGACAACGCCACCCTGCGGTTCCGCCCCGACCTGCCCGAGGACCTGCGGGCCGGGTTCGCCCGACCCGGCGCCGCCTACCCCGTCGTCGTCCGGCTGTCCAACGCGAGCGGCGCCCACGCGCCCGACTCCGCCCCCGACCTGCGCGGCGCCGCGCTGCGCGTGCAGGCCGGACCCGACCGGGTCCACGACCTCCTCATGACCAACTTCCCCGTCTCCCACGCCCGCGACGCCCGCGAGTTCGTCGCGTTCGCCAAGGCCACCGCCGGCGCCGACACCACCGTGCGCAGGGCCGTCGCGCTGTACGTCCGGCTGCCGCTGGCCGTCGGCCGGTCCGCCGCCGCGCGCATGCGGCGCAACGTCCTCGCCGGCGCCCGCCGCCAGGTGCGCAGCCTCGCCCTGGAGACGTACTGGAGCCGCGCCGCCGTCCTGTGGGGCGACGCCGGGCCGGTGCGCTACCGGCTGCGGCCGGCCGCCGGCCCGCCGCCCGCCCCGCCCGTGCCCGACGCCGACCCCGACCGCCTGACCCGCGAGCTCACCGCGCGGCTCGCCCGCACCGACGTCGTCTTCGAACTGTGCGTCCAACGCTACGTCGACGCCCGGCGCACGCCCGTCGAGGACGGCGCCGCCGAATGGCGGGACGAGGACGCGCCCCCCGTCCCCGTCGCGACGCTGACGATCCCCCGCCAGGACCTCGGCACCGCCGACGCGCGCGCCGCCGCCCTCGCCGTCGACCGGCTCGCGTTCGACCCGTGGAACACCACCGAGGAGTTCCGCCCCCTCGGCAACCTGAACCGCGCCCGCAAGGCCGCCTACGAGGCCTCCGCCGCCCACCGCCGGGGCCACCGCTTCCACACCCCCACGCCGCTGCGCAACGTCGTCGTCGGACGCCTGCTGGCCGCCGCGTTCGGCGTCGTCAACCGGGTCGTGCCCTGGCACCGGCTCCCGACCCCGGTCGGCATCCTCAACCTCATGATCTTCCGGCAGGTGCTGCGCCGCCACAACCTCATCGACGTCGACGCCGACGCCGCGGCGGCGCCGCCCCGCCCCCACCCGCTGCCCCCGCCCGTCCCCGAGGAACTGCGGACCCGACGCAGCTACGACGGCACCTACAACGACCTGTCCGCCCCGACGATGGGCGCCGTCGGGTCCGTGTTCGGCCGCCACGTCCCCGCCGTCCACCGCCCCGACCTCTTCGACACCCCCAACGCCGTCGTCGTCAGCCGCGAACTGCTGCGCCGCGACGCGTTCCTGCCGGCGCGGTCCCTGAACGTCCTGGCCGCCGCCTGGATCCAGTTCCAGGTCCACGACTGGGTCAACCACGGACGCTGCCCCACCGCCGTCAAGGGCGTCGAGGTGCCCCTGCCGCCCGGCACCACCTGGCGCAACACCCCCGGCGGCCCGCCCGAGAACGTCATGCGCTTCGGCGACGACGAGGCCGTCCGCCCCGGCGACGGACGCCGCCCCCCGCTCCTGTACGCCAACAACGCCTCCGCCTGGTGGGACGGCGCCGAGGTCTACGGCGCCGACGAGACCGTCGCCCGGTCCCTGCGCGAACCCGACGGCGGCGCCGCGCTGCGCCTGGAGCACGGCCACCTGCCCGCCGGGCCCGACGGCGTCCCCCTCACCGGGTTCCGGGAGAACTGGTGGCTGGGCCTCAGCGTCATGCACACCCTCTTCGCCCGCGAGCACAACACCGTGTGCGAGGCCCTGCGCGCCGAGTACCCCCGCATGGACGAGGACGCCGTCTACCACACCGCCAGGCTCGTCGTCTCCGCCCTCATCGCCAAGATCCACACCCTGGAGTGGACCCCCGCGATCCTGGACACCGAGGCCATCGACGTCTCCCTGAACGCCAACTGGGCCGGGCCCCGCGGCTGGCTCACCCGGCTCGGGGCGTGGCTGGTGGAGGAGCGCGCCCTGACCGGCATCCCCGAGACGCTGCCCGACCACCACGGCGTCCCGTACTCCCTCACCGAGGACTTCGTCACCATCTACCGGATGCACCCCCTCATCCCGGACGAGTTCGCGTTCGCCGACCACCGCTCCGGGCGCGCCCTGGGCACCCTCGGCCTGGACGACGTGCTCGGCGCCCGCACCGAGACCGCCTTCCGCAGGATCGGCCTGGCGAACGCGCTGTACTCCTTCGGCAACGCCCACCCCGGCGCCATCACCCTGTTCAACTACCCGCGCGCCCTGCAGACCTTCGAACGCGACGGGGAGATCATCGACCTGTCCGTCGTCGACATCGTCCGCACCCGCCGCCGCGGCGTCCCCCGCTACAACGACTTCCTCGCCGCCGTCCACAAGCCCCGCATCCGACGGTTCGAGGACCTCTCCCCCGACCCCGACACCGTCGCGCGGCTCAAAGACGTCTACCGCACCGTCGACGACATCGACACCATGGTCGGCCTCTTCGCCGAGAACCCCCCCGAGGGCTTCGGGTTCAGCGACACCGCCTTCCGCGTGTTCATCCTCACCGCCACCCGCCGGCTGCAGAGCGACCGGTTCCTCACCGTCGACTTCCGGCCCGAGATCTACACCCCCCTCGGCATGGACTGGATCCACCGCAACGGGATGAACAGCGTCATCCTGCGCCACTGCCCCGAACTGGCCGGATTCCTGCCCCGCAACTCCGGGGCCTTCGCGCCGTGGCGACCCACCGCCCCCGACGCGCCCCGCGCGGCCGGAGCACGCCGCCCCCGCTGA
- a CDS encoding acyltransferase domain-containing protein → MPLATESPVIVRVPDTAPVGGHGRPLLRRGAAVIFPGQGAYRPGVLHELRTASPDAGAALEEISAAIDGRLDALLGRDGAATLEQLAAEAPDLQQTAIFAASVGLWASHHRVLPEGTVLLGHSLGEIAAATCAGAFSISDGTRILQARNEALMGLAVRDGGMLALGLDADRVSALIHLADDPTLAVACRNAPDQTVVSGSSDALAHVQEIAGALAVPTTLLPAPFPFHGPRMAPVAARHREGIRGIPQRPLSWNLYSTLRRRHLTDADDIREVLVDQELVTVDLLDAVRSLHAHGVRDFVECGVGDTMVGLVRRSVPAVTCQSWDERRSPHDGAGRRQPTPVEPASAEQAPEPGEPDETVVPAAEEILEALRTLYAEALGYPVEVVEEEADLEADLGVDSLKQTELLVQAAARFGLPNTNDLKVSDFPTLAHVAEEVQRRLDHDGR, encoded by the coding sequence ATGCCCCTCGCAACAGAGTCGCCCGTCATCGTCCGCGTGCCCGACACCGCACCAGTGGGCGGACACGGCAGGCCGCTCCTGCGCCGGGGAGCCGCGGTCATCTTCCCGGGTCAGGGCGCCTACCGGCCGGGCGTCCTCCACGAGCTCCGCACCGCCTCACCCGACGCCGGCGCCGCCCTGGAGGAGATCTCCGCCGCGATCGACGGCAGGCTCGACGCGCTCCTCGGCAGGGACGGGGCGGCGACCCTGGAGCAGCTCGCCGCCGAAGCACCGGATCTGCAGCAGACGGCCATCTTCGCCGCCTCGGTCGGTCTCTGGGCATCGCATCATCGCGTCCTGCCGGAAGGAACCGTCCTCCTGGGACACAGTCTCGGCGAGATCGCCGCGGCCACCTGTGCGGGAGCATTCTCGATCAGCGACGGGACCCGGATCCTCCAGGCCCGCAACGAAGCACTCATGGGACTCGCCGTCCGCGATGGCGGGATGCTCGCCCTCGGACTCGACGCCGACCGGGTCTCGGCCCTCATCCACCTCGCGGACGACCCCACTCTCGCGGTGGCGTGCAGGAACGCGCCGGACCAAACGGTGGTGTCCGGCTCCTCCGACGCGCTCGCCCACGTCCAAGAGATCGCGGGAGCGCTGGCCGTGCCCACCACACTGCTCCCGGCGCCCTTCCCGTTCCACGGGCCCCGGATGGCCCCGGTCGCAGCCCGGCATCGGGAAGGGATCAGAGGCATCCCACAGAGACCGCTGTCCTGGAATCTCTACTCCACGCTGCGCCGCCGACACCTGACGGACGCCGATGACATCCGCGAGGTACTGGTCGATCAGGAGCTCGTCACCGTGGACCTCTTGGACGCGGTCCGGTCGCTCCACGCACACGGTGTCCGTGACTTCGTCGAGTGCGGTGTCGGCGACACCATGGTCGGGCTCGTGCGCCGGAGCGTGCCCGCGGTCACCTGCCAGAGCTGGGACGAACGGCGAAGCCCCCACGACGGTGCCGGACGGCGGCAGCCGACGCCGGTGGAGCCGGCGAGCGCCGAGCAGGCGCCCGAGCCCGGGGAGCCTGACGAGACCGTGGTTCCCGCGGCGGAGGAGATCCTCGAGGCTCTGCGCACGCTCTACGCCGAGGCCCTCGGCTACCCGGTCGAGGTCGTCGAGGAGGAGGCCGACCTCGAGGCCGACCTCGGTGTCGACTCCCTCAAGCAGACCGAGCTGCTCGTGCAGGCGGCTGCGCGGTTCGGGCTGCCCAACACCAACGATCTCAAGGTGTCCGACTTCCCCACCCTGGCCCACGTGGCCGAGGAGGTCCAACGTCGGCTCGACCATGACGGGAGGTGA
- a CDS encoding pseudouridine-5'-phosphate glycosidase: protein MPDLSPAPVVRPSAEVADALARGLPVVALESTIISHGLRRHVSLASGFAGFWAVTR from the coding sequence ATGCCCGATCTGTCCCCCGCCCCCGTGGTGCGCCCCTCGGCGGAGGTCGCCGACGCGCTCGCGCGGGGGCTGCCGGTGGTGGCGCTGGAGTCGACGATCATCTCCCACGGGCTGCGCCGCCACGTAAGCCTGGCCAGCGGGTTCGCGGGATTCTGGGCCGTCACCAGGTAA